One part of the Lotus japonicus ecotype B-129 chromosome 2, LjGifu_v1.2 genome encodes these proteins:
- the LOC130739753 gene encoding putative pentatricopeptide repeat-containing protein At1g26500, translating to MLLRRTATALLSPNIIAVQLLRRHLSTNPVSPVNPDELLRVCTVLYQQQNSPEPRFRSKLAACEFGLTHEFFLQVCNKFPYSWRPVHRFFLYTQQHPTFTHTPISFNKMLDVVGKSRNIDLFWELLSDIARRRFATDRTFVIALRTLGGARELKKCVEVFHLMNSNGYGYNLETLNKVVDAMCGYKLVEEAKYVVLKLKEWVKPDGVCYKHLIRGFCDKGDLIEASKIWNLMADEGFEPDVEAVEKMMETLFKVNQGGEALKLFETMRLKRMDELGLSTYRLVIKWMCNKGMMSQAQKVFEEMRERGIQIDNLTLGSVVYGLLAKHRVREAYQIVDRIGVMDISVYHGLIKGLLKLRRAGEATQVFREMIKRGCEPTMHTYIMLLQGHLGRRGRKGTDPLVNFDTIFVGGLVKVGKAREYIKYVERVMNRGLEVPRFDYNKFLHYFSNEEGVLMFEEMGKKLREVGLVDLADILERYGQKMATRDRRRNRCPITEDSND from the coding sequence ATGCTTCTCCGGCGAACAGCCACCGCGCTTTTATCCCCAAACATCATCGCCGTTCAACTACTCCGCCGCCACCTCAGCACCAACCCCGTCTCTCCGGTAAACCCAGACGAGCTCCTCCGCGTGTGCACCGTCCTCTACCAGCAGCAAAACTCCCCCGAGCCAAGGTTCCGGTCAAAGCTCGCCGCCTGCGAGTTCGGTCTCACCCACGAGTTCTTCCTCCAGGTATGCAACAAATTCCCCTATTCATGGCGACCCGTCCACCGCTTCTTCCTCTACACGCAACAACACCCCACTTTCACCCACACCCCAATCTCCTTCAACAAGATGCTCGACGTTGTCGGAAAGTCTCGGAACATTGACCTCTTCTGGGAGCTTCTCTCCGACATCGCACGCCGTCGTTTCGCCACCGACAGGACCTTCGTGATTGCGCTGAGGACTTTAGGTGGTGCCAGGGAGCTGAAAAAGTGTGTCGAGGTTTTCCACTTGATGAACTCTAATGGGTATGGTTACAATTTGGAAACTTTGAACAAGGTGGTTGATGCAATGTGTGGGTACAAGCTTGTTGAAGAAGCTAAGTATGTTGTTTTGAAGCTGAAAGAGTGGGTTAAACCTGATGGGGTGTGTTACAAGCATTTGATTAGAGGGTTTTGTGATAAGGGTGATTTGATTGAGGCTTCTAAGATTTGGAACTTGATGGCTGATGAAGGGTTTGAGCCTGATGTTGAAGCTGTTGAGAAAATGATGGAGACCCTTTTCAAGGTTAATCAGGGTGGTGAGGCTTTGAAGCTCTTTGAGACAATGAGGTTGAAGAGGATGGATGAGCTTGGCCTTTCAACTTATAGGTTGGTGATTAAGTGGATGTGTAATAAGGGGATGATGTCCCAAGCTCAGAAGGTGTTTGAGGAAATGCGCGAGAGGGGTATTCAGATTGATAACTTGACTTTGGGGTCTGTTGTGTATGGGCTTCTAGCAAAACATAGGGTTAGAGAGGCTTATCAAATTGTAGACAGGATTGGTGTGATGGATATAAGTGTCTATCATGGGTTGATAAAAGGGCTTCTGAAGTTGAGAAGGGCGGGTGAAGCGACTCAGGTGTTTAGGGAGATGATAAAGAGAGGTTGTGAACCGACTATGCATACTTACATAATGCTGTTGCAGGGCCATTTGGGGAGGAGGGGAAGGAAGGGTACTGATCCACTTGTCAATTTTGACACTATTTTCGTGGGTGGTTTGGTGAAAGTGGGGAAGGCGCGGGAGTACATCAAGTATGTGGAGAGGGTGATGAACAGAGGATTGGAGGTGCCGAGGTTTGATTATAATAAGTTTTTGCATTACTTTTCAAATGAGGAAGGTGTGTTGATGTTTGAGGAGATGGGGAAAAAGTTGAGAGAAGTAGGGTTGGTTGATTTGGCAGACATTCTTGAGAGATATGGGCAGAAAATGGCTACTAGAGATAGGAGAAGGAATAGATGTCCGATAACTGAGGATAGTAATGACTGA
- the LOC130739751 gene encoding probable methyltransferase PMT4 — protein MRRSWFNKLHIILGIRRPSLSWLFVCFVSLIALILVLGSSRNVVDPVPLRGVPASLIYTSHGRVKEQAAVDYLELRAVEKGVSGGQGELGLCGKERENFVPCYNVSANLLAGFKDGHEFDRHCELLVEQERCLVRPPKEYKIPLRWPTGRDIIWSGNVKITKNQFLSSGSMTKRLMLLEDNQFAFQSEDGLIYDGVKDYSHQIAEMIGLGSDTEFPQAGVRTILDINCGFGSFGAHLLSLKVMAVCIAAYEATGSQVQLSLERGLPAMLGNFIARQLPYPSLSYDMVHCAECGIIWDEEDGMFLIEIDRVLQPGGYFVLTLPTVRPHESSLRLKKRNMLMPIEELTEQLCWTILAQQDETFIWQKTADVDCYAFRKKNSIPLCKEGDNAEAYYQPLVSCISGTSSKRWIAIQNRSSGSELSSDELRTNGVQPEDYFEDLEVWRSALKNYWSLLTPLIFSDHPKRPGDEDPLPPFNMLRNVMDMSSKYGGLNTALLEEKKSVWVMNVVPAKASNSLPLILDRGFVGVMHDWCEPFPTYPRTYDLLHANGLLSHLASERCSMINLFLEMDRILRPEGWVILSDNVGAIEMARTLAAQVSWEARLIDLQNGSDQRLLVCQKPFLKK, from the exons ATGAGAAGGTCCTGGTTCAACAAATTGCACATTATTCTTGGCATTAGAAGACCCTCATTGAGCTGGTTATTCGTGTGCTTCGTAAGCCTTATCGCGCTGATTCTCGTGTTAGGTTCTTCGCGGAATGTTGTTGATCCTGTGCCGTTACGCGGTGTTCCCGCGTCTCTGATATACACGAGCCATGGGAGGGTTAAGGAGCAGGCTGCGGTTGATTATTTGGAGTTGAGGGCTGTGGAAAAGGGTGTGTCTGGTGGACAAGGGGAGCTTGGCCTTTGTGGAAAGGAAAGGGAGAATTTCGTGCCTTGCTACAATGTGTCTGCCAATTTGTTGGCCGGGTTTAAGGACGGGCATGAGTTCGACCGGCATTGCGAGCTGTTGGTTGAACAAGAGAGGTGTTTGGTTCGCCCTCCGAAGGAGTATAAAATTCCCTTGAGGTGGCCAACTGGAAGGGATATCATATGGAGTGGGAATGTCAAGATAACCAAAAACCAATTCCTGTCATCTGGAAGTATGACCAAAAG GTTAATGCTACTAGAAGATAATCAATTTGCTTTTCAGTCGGAGGATGGACTGATCTATGATGGTGTGAAAGATTATTCTCACCAAATTGCTGAGATGATAGGGTTGGGAAGTGACACTGAATTTCCTCAGGCTGGT GTTCGCACCATACTGGACATTAATTGTGGATTTGGTAGCTTTGGAGCTCATTTGTTATCCCTGAAAGTAATGGCGGTTTGCATTGCAGCCTACGAAGCAACAGGCAGCCAGGTTCAGTTGTCCCTTGAGAGAGGCCTTCCTGCTATGCTTGGCAACTTTATTGCTAGACAGCTTCCATATCCTTCATTATCATATGACATGGTTCACTGTGCTGAGTGTGGCATCATTTGGGATGAAGAAG ATGGAATGTTCCTTATAGAAATTGATCGTGTTCTTCAACCTGGAGGATACTTTGTTTTAACCTTGCCCACAGTTAGGCCGCATGAAAGTTCTTTACGATTGAAAAAGAGAAACATGTTGATGCCAATTGAAGAGCTGACTGAGCAACTCTGTTGGACTATTCTAGCTCAGCAAGATGAGACATTCATCTGGCAGAAGACTGCTGATGTTGATTGCTATGCATTTCG AAAGAAGAATTCTATACCACTATGCAAAGAAGGTGATAATGCTGAGGCATATTATCAACCTCTTGTATCATGTATAAGTGGGACCTCAAGCAAGCGTTGGATTGCAATACAGAACAGATCCTCTGGATCTGAACTGAGTTCGGATGAGCTTAGAACTAATGGA GTTCAGCCTGAAGATTATTTTGAGGACTTAGAAGTCTGGAGATCAGCTCTCAAGAATTACTGGTCTTTGCTTACACCACTAATATTCTCTGACCATCCAAAGAGACCAGGAGATGAAGATCCACTACCTCCATTTAACATGTTACGCAATGTGATGGACATGAGTTCTAAATATGGGGGCTTGAACACTGCCCTCTTGGAAGAGAAAAAGTCAGTTTGGGTCATGAACGTTGTTCCTGCTAAGGCTTCTAATTCACTTCCTCTTATATTAGATAGAGGTTTTGTTGGTGTTATGCATGACTG GTGTGAACCTTTCCCCACTTACCCTCGGACATATGATTTGCTTCATGCAAATGGACTTCTCTCTCATCTTGCATCAGAGAGGTGCAGCATGATAAACTTATTTTTGGAAATGGATAGAATACTGCGACCAGAG GGATGGGTGATTCTATCTGATAACGTTGGAGCTATAGAGATGGCTCGCACACTTGCAGCACAAGTAAGCTGGGAAGCAAGGTTAATTGATCTTCAGAATGGCAGTGACCAACGGCTTCTTGTTTGCCAGAAACcatttttgaaaaaatga